The sequence ctgtgtaacaggctggacagagaggggctgaatggccacctcctgttcctgtgtaacaggctggagagagaggggctgaatggccttctcctgctccgaaTTTTTAATGTATTTCACCGAATGAATTCTTTATTATTTCTCAGATTCTCTCTGTCCGAGTGGCTGGAAACTTCACAATCACAGCTGCTACAGATTCTCCATAGCCACTGAGAACTGGGACACGGCAAAGcgagaatgtgaatccctaaacTCACACCTCCTCATCATCAATACAGACCAGGAACAGGTGAGAATGACAGCAACACCTGTCAGAATGTGTTCGAGAGAAAATAtccccctgcactgtccccccatcaaacactcccaggacaggtacagcacggggttagatacagagtaaagctccctctacactgtcccccatcaaacactcccaggacaggtacagcacggggttagatacagagtaaagctccctctacactgtccccccatcaaacactcccaggacaggtacagcacggggttagatacagagtaaagctccctctacactgtccccccatcaaacactcccaggacagggacagcacggggttagatacagagtaaagctccctctgcactgtccccatcaaacactcccaggacaggtacagcacggggttagatacagagtaaagctccctctgcactgtccccccatcaaacactcccaggacaggtacagcacggggttagatacagagtaaagctccctctacactgtccccatcaaacactcccaggacaggtacagcacggggttagatacagagtaaagctccctctacactgtcccccatcaaacactcccaggacaggtacagcacggggttagatacagagtaaagctccctctacactgtccccatcaaacactcccaggacaggtacagcacggggttagatacagagtaaagctccctctacactgtcccccatcaaacactcccaggacaggtacagcacggggttagatacagagtaaagctccctctacactgtccccatcaaacactcccaggacaggtacagcacggggttagatacagagtaaagctccctctacactgtcccccatcaaacactcccaggacaggtacagcacggggttagatacagagtaaagctccctctacactgtcccacatcaaacactcccaggacaggtacagcaaggggtgagatacagagtaaagctccctctacactgtcccccatcaaacactcccaggacaggtacagcacggggttagatgcagagtaaagctccctctacactgtcccccatcaaacactcccaggacaggtacagcacggggttagatacagagtaaagctccctctacactgtcccccatcaaacactcccaggacaggtacagcacggggttagatacagagtaaagctccctctacactgtcccccatcaaacactcccaggacaggtacagcacggggttaggtacagagtaaagctccctctacactgtcccgatcaaacactcccaggacagatcaagcacggggttagatacagagtaaagctccctctacactgaccctgttcaaacactcccagggcaggtacagcacggggttagatacagagtaaagctccctctgcactgtcaccatcaaacactcccaggacaggtacagcacggggttagatacagagtaaagctccctctacactgcccccatcaaacactcccaggacaggtacagcacggggttagatacagagtaaagctccctctacactgtcccccatcaaacactcccagggcaggtaaagcacggggttagatacagagtaaagctccctctacactgtcccccatcaaacactcccaggacaggtacagcacggggttagatacagagtaaagctccctctacactgtcccccatcaaacactcccaggacaggtacagcacggagttagatacagagtaaagctccctctacactgtcccccatcaaacactcccaggacaggtacagcacggggttagatacagagtaaagctccctctacactgtcccccatcaaacactcccaggacaggtacagcacggggttagatacagagtaaacacaGAGATaaggagctgtgtgtgtgagttgagacAGTGACAGTAACTCCACAAACTTGTTTCTTCTCTAGAATTTTGTAATCCAATCCATGCCGGAAAAGAATCAGCAGTATCTGATTGGACTCACAGatcgagagagagaaggaaactgGGAATGGGTGGATGGGACCCCAGTGAGGTGAGTCCCAGCATCGGAtccggagagagcggggcagtgggattagtttggggattgatacagggctatggggagcgagtgggacagtgggattagtttggggattgatacagggctatggggagagggtggggcagtgggattagtttggggattgatacagggctatggagagagagtgggacagtgggattagtttggggattgatacagggctatggggagagagtggggcattgggattagtttggggattgatacagggctatgtggagagagtggggcagtgggattagtttggggattgatacagggctatggggagagagtggggcagtgggattagtttggggattgatacagggctatggggagagagtgggacagtgggagtagtttggagattgatttagggctatggggagagagtgggacagtgggattagtttaggggattgatacagggctatggggagagagcgggggcagtgggattagtttgggaattgatacagggctatggggagagagcgggtcagtgggattagtttggggattgatacagggctatggggagagagtgggacagtgggagtagtttggagattgatttagggctatggggagagagtgggacagtgggattagtttaggggattgatacagggctatggggagagagcggggcagtgggattcgtttggggattgatacagggctatggggagagagcgggacagtgggattagtttggggattgatacagggctatggggagagagtgggacagtgggattagtttggggattgatacagggctatggggagagagtgggacagtgggattagtttgggattgatacagggctatgaggagaaaGCGGGGCAGtcgggttagtttggggattgatacagggctatggggagagagcgggacagtgggattagtttggggattgatacagggctatggggagagattgggacagtgggtttagtttggggattgattcagggctatggggagagagtggggcagtgggattagtttgggattgatacagggctatgaggagagagtgggacagtgggatttgtttggggattgataaagggcgatggggagagagtggggacagtgggattagttaggtgattgatacagggctatggggagagagcgggacagtgggattagtttggggattgatacagggcaatggggagagagcggggcagtgggattagtttggggtttgatacagggctatggagagagcgggacagtgggattagtttgaggtttgttccagggctatggggaaagagtggggcagtgggattagtttgggattgatccagggctatggggaaagagtggggcagtgggattagtgtggggattgatacagggctatggggaaagagtggggcagtgggattagtgtggggattgatacagggctatggggagagagtggggcagtgggattagtttgggattgataaagggctatggggagagagtggggacagtgggattagttaggtgattgatacagggctatggggagagagcgggacagtgggattagtttggggattgatacagggcaatggggagagagcggggcagtgggattagtttggggtttgatacagggctatggagagagcgggacagtgggattagtttgagagtTGTTCCAGGGCTATGGGtaaagagtggggcagtgggattagtttgggattgatccagggctatggggaaagtgtggggcagtgggattagtgtggggattgatacagggctatggggaaagagtggggcagtgggattagtgtggggattgatacagggctatggggagagagtggggcagtgggattagtttgggattgatacagggctatggggagagtgtgggggagtgggattattttgggatTGATCCGAGTCTGTTGGAATTTTTTCCTAACTCTGAATGGAATTTAATGGATATCTTTCCACAGTCAAAGTGATTCTCATTGGCTGAACAACCAACCGGACAATGCGAACAATGAGGACTGTGGCACATTTTCGAAAGAGTACCGTGGAAGGACATTTGGATTTAATGATGTTCGCTGCAACAGAGTTTTCCATTTTATCTGTGAGAAACCGGCTCCATCCGGCATCGGGGCAGCTGACTTTGAGAAATATTGTCCCTGAagagagactgggacacagaaagagagacccaGGATTTTGTAAAgatcccctctctatatccctctgttcccagtgtgtcctctctctatgtccctctgttcccagtgtgtcctctctctctatccctctgttccccagtgtgtcctctctctctatccctctgttccccagtgtgtcctctctctatatccctctgttccccagtgtgtcctctctctgtatcctctgttccccagtgtgtcctctctctatatccctctgttccccagtttgtcctctctctatatccctctgttccccagtgtgtcctctctctatatccctctgttccccagtgtgtcctctctctatatccctctgttccccagtttgtcctctctctatatccctctgttccccagtgtgtcctctctctatatccctctgttccccagtgtgtcctctctctctatccctctgttccccagtgtgtcctctctctatatccctctgtttcccagtgtgtcctctctctatatccctctgttccccagtgtgtcctctctctatatccctctgtaccccagtgtgtcctctctctatatccctctgttccccagtgtgtcctctctctatatccctctgttccccagtgtgtcctctctctctatccctctgttccccagtgtgtcctctctctatatccctctgttccccagtgtgtcctctctctatatccctctgttccccagtgtgtcttcactctatatccctctgttccccagtgtgtcctctctctatatccctctgttccccag is a genomic window of Mustelus asterias unplaced genomic scaffold, sMusAst1.hap1.1 HAP1_SCAFFOLD_1763, whole genome shotgun sequence containing:
- the LOC144488677 gene encoding C-type lectin domain family 17, member A-like isoform X3, whose product is MKNVRNSRTAPSGDDSELTYSELNFAAASQNSTIHTSDQRQQETAGGTNSKKSRCLGLVALLIIISLFAIIIGLTVYVLQLTQDFSEAKKEQRTLRERGDWLNASLANSVRNLTEMSGRFQNISETLSQSRQKAISLCATLRNMSDSLCPSGWKLHNHSCYRFSIATENWDTAKRECESLNSHLLIINTDQEQNFVIQSMPEKNQQYLIGLTDREREGNWEWVDGTPVSQSDSHWLNNQPDNANNEDCGTFSKEYRGRTFGFNDVRCNRVFHFICEKPAPSGIGAADFEKYCP